CAGGCGGTGCAGGCCGGCGCCGAGGCCGGTGAGGCCAATCTCTCTGCCGAGCAGTTGAAAGATATGGCCGGGCAGATGCAGGAGTTTATCGGCAGCTTTAACCGCAGCCTGCAGTTTCGGGTGGATGAAGACTCGGGCCGCAATGTGGTCACCGTGCTGGACGATCAGGGCGAAGTGATACGGCAAATTCCCAGCGAAGAGCTGCTGGATGTGATTACCCGCCTGGCCGAGGCCAGCGGCGGGCTGATCGACACCCGAGCCTGACAAACACGCGCGCCGATAACGACACGCGCCAGAAAGGAGACGCAACATGGGTGATCTCAAACTGCCCGGGGTGGGCTCGGGTTTTCCCATTCAGAGCTTTGTGGATGCCACCGTCAACGCCGAGCGCGGCCCCAAGGAGCAACTGCTTAACAAGCGGGCGGCCGACATTAACGTTAAGCTCTCGGCCTATGGCTCCCTTACCGGCGCGCTCGACGGCTTTAAAACCGCCCTCGGCAAGCTGGAGGGTAACGACGCCTTTCAGAAACGCTCCACCAGCTTCAGTGAAAGCGGCTTTGTTTCCGCCAAAGCCGGCAAAAATGCCGTGGCCGGCAGCTATACCCTGGTGGTGGAGCAACTGGCACAGGCCCACAAGGCGGGCAGCCAGGCCATCGACAAAAGCACCAAGCTGGGCGAGGGCAGCCTCAACATCAGCGTGGGAGATCAGTCCTTTGCCGTGACGGTGGAAAAAGACCAAAGCACCCTGTCCGGCATTGCCCAGGCTATCAACAGCGCCGAGAACAACAAGGGCGTAAAGGCCACTGTGGTGACCGATGACGCCGGCTCGCGGCTGGTGCTGTTTTCCGAAAAAACCGGCACCGACCACCAGATTGGCCTCACCGTCAGCGAAGGCACCCCGGGCGGCCTGTCGCAACTGCTGGATGCGGACGGCAAGCTCACCGAGGTGCAGGCGGCCAAAAACGCCGAGCTCACCATAGACGGCGCCCGGGTTACCAGCCAGAGCAACGAAATAAAAGACGCCATCGCCGGCGTGACCCTGACCCTGGACAAGGCCAATACCACCGAAAAGCCCGACACCCGGCTGACCATTGGTTACGACAAAAAGGCGGTGGAAACCAACATCAAGAGCCTGGTGGATGCCTTTAACAAGGTGGCCAGCACGGTGGGCTCGCTCACCAGTTACGACGCCGATGCCGGTAAGGCGTCGCCGCTGAATGGCGACACCAGCACCCGCAATTTAATGTCGCAGTTAAGGCGCATGATGAGCGCCCCGCTGGCAGGCGCCCAACCGCCGGTGCAGAGCCTGGCGGATCTGGGCATTACCACCAACAAGGACGGCAGCCTGGAGCTGGACAGCGAGCAGTTGCAGCAACAGCTGGATGACAACTTTGAACAGGTTGGTCTGCTTCTTGCTGGCGACAAGGGCCTTACCGGTCAGTTAAAGGGCCTGGCCGACGATTTTGTGGGCAAGGAAGGGGTCATCACTCAAAAGGGTGAAACGCTCAGCCAGCAAATGAAAAAGCTGGAAAAAGAGAAGGCGTCGTTCGACGAATACATGGAGCAGTACGAGGCGCGGGTGTACAAGCAGTTTTCCGCCATGGACATGGTGGTGTCGCAAATGAACCAGCAGCTCAGCTCGGTGATCAGCGCCTTTGAAAACATGCCCGACTTTTATGGCAGCAAGAAATGAGTCTTACCGAACAACTGGAAACCCTGGATGCCGGGCTGCTGGCTCGCTTTGGCGCGCCGGAGCAGCTGGATGGCGAACAGCTGCAGGAACTGCTGGCCGAGCGGGCACGCCTGCTGGCGCTGCTGCTGGAGCAGGAAATGCTCAGCCCCGGGCAGGTCAATGCATTAATGGCGCGTTCCGAGCAGCTTAAACAGCAGGCCGAACACACTCGTCAACGGCTGGCCGAGCAACTGGCTGGCATGCAAAAGGGCCGCCGTTCGGTGGGGGCCTATCAAAAAATCAAACATCAGGAGTAAGCGATGCGTGGCTCACTTAAAGCCTATAAATCGGTGGCGGTCACCAGCCAGAAGGACGTGGCCAGCCCCTATAAAATGGTGCAAATGCTGCTGGCCGGTGCCCTGGAGCGGCTGGCCCGGGCTCGGAGCGCCATGGAGCAAAATCAGCCCGCTCAAAAGGGCGAGCTGATCGGCGCGGCCCTGGCCATTGTGGCCGAGCTGCAGGCGGCGCTGGATGTGGAAGCTGGTGGTGACATTGCCGCCAACCTCGACAATCTCTACGATTTTGCCGCCCGCGAGCTGATGCTGGCCAACAGCGAAAACAGTGCAGTCCGGCTGGAGAACGCCGCTGGTGTGCTGCGGGAAATCAAAGCCGCCTGGGATGCCATTCCGGCCGAACAGCAGGAAGTACCGGCCTGAGCCCATGGGGCGGCCGCAGGCCGCCCGTTATCACCGCCGCGTTCAAAGCACGAAAATAGTTACAAACGTCAGAAATATGCCACAACCGCTCGCCATTTAATCATTGATTGCTCAATGATTGTTCTTTAATTGATTCTGATCAATTCCACGCCGAGAATCCGTCTTTTTCGTTCGCCAACTTTTGACACCCATGTCAGAATGTCGTCTTGCCTTGAAATGAAAGGCTCGTTTGAAACTGCTATGGTGTAATGCTCTCGTTTCTGCAGGAATGAATGTGCGAGAGACGCTTACTCTTGAAAAGACTAACGAGGAAATTCTCCATTATGAGCTTTAGCGGCCGCATTCTGATCATGGATCACGACCAGGAACGTCGAACAAGGCTGGAAGCTATTCTCTCTTTTATGCAGGTCGAGTGGCGCAGTGGCAGCCGTGCCAGTGATCTGGCCTGGCTGCAGGAGCAGGCTCATACCATAACGGTATTGCTGGGCGACATTAACGCACCCTTGCACGAACTGCCAGAGCAGTTTGCGCATCATGTGTTTATCAGTCTGCAGCCCCTTCGCAGCTCGGCGCCCAATTTGCTGGGCACCCTGAGTGAACTGACCTACGACGAACTTACCCGCCTGCTGGGGCAGGCCGAGCAGTGGCGCCCGGCGGCGCAAAGCCTGCAGCATGAGCAGTGCCTGAAAGAGCTGCTGGTGGGAGAAAGCACGGCCATGCAGTCGGTTAAGGGGCTGATCCAGCAGGTGGCCGACAAGCAGGCTAATGTGCTGCTGCTGGGGGAGTCCGGCACCGGCAAGGAAGTGATCGCCCGCGCCATTCATTTGCTGTCGCAGCAGGCGAAAGGTCCCTTTGTGCCCATTAACTGCGGCGCCATTCCGGCGGATTTGCTGGAAAGCGAGCTGTTCGGTCACGAAAAGGGCGCCTTTACCGGCGCGGTGTCGGCG
The Oceanimonas pelagia genome window above contains:
- the fliS gene encoding flagellar export chaperone FliS, producing MRGSLKAYKSVAVTSQKDVASPYKMVQMLLAGALERLARARSAMEQNQPAQKGELIGAALAIVAELQAALDVEAGGDIAANLDNLYDFAARELMLANSENSAVRLENAAGVLREIKAAWDAIPAEQQEVPA
- a CDS encoding flagellar protein FlaG; the encoded protein is MDIPAPTNRQQTAAEVSTQPRQAPAPLTPAQAEATQTRQAVQAGAEAGEANLSAEQLKDMAGQMQEFIGSFNRSLQFRVDEDSGRNVVTVLDDQGEVIRQIPSEELLDVITRLAEASGGLIDTRA
- the fliD gene encoding flagellar filament capping protein FliD — protein: MGDLKLPGVGSGFPIQSFVDATVNAERGPKEQLLNKRAADINVKLSAYGSLTGALDGFKTALGKLEGNDAFQKRSTSFSESGFVSAKAGKNAVAGSYTLVVEQLAQAHKAGSQAIDKSTKLGEGSLNISVGDQSFAVTVEKDQSTLSGIAQAINSAENNKGVKATVVTDDAGSRLVLFSEKTGTDHQIGLTVSEGTPGGLSQLLDADGKLTEVQAAKNAELTIDGARVTSQSNEIKDAIAGVTLTLDKANTTEKPDTRLTIGYDKKAVETNIKSLVDAFNKVASTVGSLTSYDADAGKASPLNGDTSTRNLMSQLRRMMSAPLAGAQPPVQSLADLGITTNKDGSLELDSEQLQQQLDDNFEQVGLLLAGDKGLTGQLKGLADDFVGKEGVITQKGETLSQQMKKLEKEKASFDEYMEQYEARVYKQFSAMDMVVSQMNQQLSSVISAFENMPDFYGSKK